A region from the Sutcliffiella horikoshii genome encodes:
- a CDS encoding ABC transporter permease translates to MDQPQPQTTAGIPVSIENTKSVRWKSFYKKLAKNKAAMAGAFIIIFVILMGIFAPLLATHDPNTTNVMNKLQGPSAENYLGTDDVGRDIFSRLLYGARVSLGIGFVSTILGAIVGVSLGIVSGYYGRWVDSLIMRICDVLLAFPGILLALAIVSVLGASTQNVIIAVAFYAVPSFARIVRGSTLSVRKLEYIDAIKAMGAKDFRIIFKHILPNIMSPIIVQATLYIASAIITASALSFLGMGTRPPTAEWGAMLSQGRSYIAQAPHITLFPGLVILLVVIGFNLMGDGLRDALDPKAKK, encoded by the coding sequence ATGGATCAACCACAACCACAAACGACAGCAGGAATTCCAGTTAGTATAGAAAATACGAAGTCAGTTCGTTGGAAATCATTCTATAAGAAACTGGCGAAAAATAAAGCTGCCATGGCTGGCGCCTTTATTATTATATTTGTTATTTTAATGGGGATTTTTGCCCCATTACTTGCAACCCATGATCCGAATACAACAAATGTAATGAACAAATTGCAGGGACCGTCTGCTGAAAATTATCTGGGAACCGATGACGTGGGGCGTGACATTTTCAGTCGTCTGCTATATGGTGCAAGAGTTTCATTGGGAATCGGGTTTGTTTCTACTATTTTAGGTGCAATTGTCGGGGTATCCCTTGGAATCGTATCAGGTTATTACGGCAGATGGGTCGACTCATTGATTATGAGGATATGTGACGTACTATTGGCTTTCCCTGGTATTCTTCTTGCTTTAGCTATTGTAAGTGTTCTTGGAGCAAGCACACAGAACGTTATTATTGCTGTTGCTTTTTATGCAGTACCGTCTTTTGCGAGGATTGTTCGTGGTTCTACTTTAAGTGTAAGGAAATTGGAATACATTGATGCAATCAAGGCAATGGGAGCAAAAGATTTCCGAATAATTTTTAAACACATTTTACCGAATATTATGTCACCAATTATTGTACAAGCTACGCTATATATTGCTTCTGCCATTATTACAGCAAGTGCCCTGTCCTTCTTAGGAATGGGGACAAGACCACCTACTGCTGAGTGGGGTGCGATGTTGAGTCAAGGGCGTTCTTATATTGCGCAGGCTCCTCATATTACACTATTCCCGGGTCTTGTTATCTTGTTGGTAGTTATCGGATTCAACTTGATGGGTGACGGACTTCGAGATGCGTTAGATCCGAAAGCGAAAAAATAA
- a CDS encoding ABC transporter permease: MFIYIIRRLFQTIPVMFGVTLAVFMMMHLIPGDAAQIMAGEQANPEQIEAMREKLGLNDPLYVQYFSYIGNAIQGDLGTSIRTNRDVTSEIFTSRFWITVELAIWGTILSVILGLIAGIVSATRKYSFADTSLMIVALFGISMPNFWLGIMLIYFFSVNLGVLPVAGWGNDWKQMILPVITLGTGGAAIIARMTRSSMLDVIDQDYIRTAYAKGVSDRLVIYKHALRNALIPVVTVVGLQFGGLLGGAVITETVFAINGLGRLIISSITMRDFPMVQGTILVCTILFVFVNFLVDITYRLINKRIDLN; this comes from the coding sequence ATGTTTATTTATATCATTCGAAGACTTTTCCAAACGATACCGGTTATGTTTGGTGTAACGTTGGCAGTATTTATGATGATGCACTTGATTCCTGGGGATGCAGCTCAAATTATGGCTGGTGAACAGGCTAACCCGGAACAGATTGAAGCAATGCGTGAGAAATTGGGATTAAATGACCCGTTATATGTTCAGTATTTCAGTTATATAGGAAACGCGATTCAAGGAGATTTAGGAACTTCCATCCGTACGAATCGTGATGTTACTTCAGAGATTTTCACAAGCAGATTCTGGATTACAGTGGAATTGGCGATTTGGGGAACTATTCTTTCCGTTATTCTTGGATTGATAGCAGGTATTGTATCCGCAACAAGAAAGTATTCTTTTGCAGATACTTCCTTAATGATTGTTGCGCTGTTCGGTATTTCCATGCCTAACTTCTGGCTTGGAATCATGCTCATTTATTTCTTCTCTGTTAACTTAGGGGTCCTTCCTGTTGCAGGTTGGGGAAATGATTGGAAGCAGATGATTTTGCCGGTTATCACACTTGGAACAGGTGGAGCAGCAATCATTGCTCGTATGACTCGTTCAAGTATGTTGGATGTAATAGATCAGGATTATATCCGTACGGCTTATGCTAAAGGTGTCAGTGATAGATTGGTTATTTACAAGCATGCACTGCGCAATGCGCTCATTCCGGTTGTAACAGTAGTAGGCCTTCAATTCGGTGGATTGCTTGGAGGAGCAGTTATAACAGAGACAGTTTTTGCGATTAATGGACTAGGACGTTTGATTATCAGTTCCATTACAATGCGTGACTTCCCAATGGTTCAAGGAACAATTCTTGTCTGTACGATTTTGTTCGTATTTGTAAACTTCCTGGTGGATATCACATACCGTTTAATTAACAAACGTATAGACCTTAACTAA
- a CDS encoding ABC transporter ATP-binding protein, with the protein MTAAKNDKILEVKGLRTSFFTDEGEVKAVDGVDFSIEKGKTLGIVGESGSGKSITSLSILRLLQEPVGRVVGGEVIFKGENLLDKTKKQMMQIRGNNVSMIFQEPMTSLNPTLTCGEQIAESVRIHQKLGRKAAWVKAVDMLRLVGIPSPEKRAKQYPFELSGGMRQRVMIAIALACNPELLIADEPTTALDVTIQAQILDLMKKLQEELGTSLMLITHDLGVVAEMCDKVAVMYCGKVVEYADVQTIFSSPKHPYTVGLLNSVPKHDQDVEGDLSVIDGAVPSPFNLPQGCRFAPRCPHAKDICRSSLPDLKETEDGDQVRCWIYTDKWEDEEVAASHE; encoded by the coding sequence ATGACAGCTGCAAAGAACGATAAAATATTAGAAGTAAAAGGGTTACGCACTTCCTTCTTTACAGATGAAGGAGAAGTAAAAGCCGTGGATGGTGTAGACTTTTCCATTGAAAAAGGGAAGACGCTTGGTATTGTAGGGGAGTCTGGATCTGGTAAAAGTATTACCTCCCTATCCATTCTAAGGTTGCTACAAGAGCCTGTTGGTAGAGTAGTAGGTGGAGAAGTTATTTTCAAAGGTGAGAACCTTTTAGATAAAACAAAAAAACAGATGATGCAAATTCGTGGAAACAACGTATCTATGATTTTCCAAGAACCGATGACATCATTGAATCCGACACTAACCTGTGGAGAGCAAATTGCGGAATCTGTTCGTATTCACCAAAAGCTTGGTCGCAAGGCTGCTTGGGTGAAAGCGGTGGATATGCTTCGTTTAGTAGGTATACCATCTCCCGAAAAACGTGCAAAACAATATCCTTTCGAACTTTCAGGCGGTATGCGTCAACGTGTCATGATCGCGATTGCACTTGCCTGCAACCCTGAACTATTGATTGCGGATGAGCCGACAACCGCATTGGATGTAACGATTCAAGCGCAGATTCTGGATCTAATGAAAAAACTACAAGAGGAACTTGGGACATCGCTAATGCTGATTACCCATGACCTTGGTGTGGTTGCGGAGATGTGTGACAAGGTTGCGGTAATGTATTGCGGAAAAGTGGTAGAATATGCAGATGTTCAAACCATCTTCTCAAGCCCTAAACATCCGTACACTGTTGGTTTATTAAACTCTGTTCCAAAGCATGATCAGGATGTGGAAGGAGACCTGTCTGTTATTGATGGGGCAGTGCCAAGTCCATTCAACCTGCCTCAAGGGTGCCGTTTTGCACCTCGTTGTCCGCATGCGAAGGACATTTGCCGCAGCAGTTTGCCGGACTTGAAGGAAACAGAAGACGGCGATCAGGTTCGTTGCTGGATCTATACAGATAAGTGGGAAGATGAGGAGGTTGCTGCTAGCCATGAGTAA